In Salvelinus sp. IW2-2015 linkage group LG3, ASM291031v2, whole genome shotgun sequence, the DNA window agtaggtaccaaaacattcaaaggccattttctcaaaagtgaggttacaagtttatcaactttcaaagcagaattactttcccattgttcctcaaatgcagtgtacgatataccattttgtagctctgagtctctacttttatccaatgtaaaaatcacaatttaaaatgttgctacataagaccgatttgagccggtcggcCATTTAMATTTTACAGTATGTCACCTAAACTGATGAGTACTGAAACATTTGAACAGACAGTAAACCATATTTGCATTTGTAACAGCTGAAGGATTGAGAAACTGAATCATAGAATAGATCTATTTCCTGATGAGGTAGATGAGGAAGATGATGGTCAGACAGCAGAGGAGAACTCCAGTTCTTATGATGGAGAGGAGGACAAGGATCCTCATATCCACTTCAGTCGCAACCTGAATATCACCACCTGAAAAAATTAAACCTTTTATATTTCCCATTTTTGTATAATTTTATAtaatcagggttgggtaggttactttctaagtgTAATTCGTTACAGTTACTTGTTATCTGTCCCCAAAATtataatcagtaacgtaacttttggattacccaaacacatttggtgtctcatcatagtggtctctgacctGTGGTCAGACTCAATCAGGTGAAAACAAATTTaatttgcgccttttttcaatgctgaattgaatgtcattgagaaaacagaaaggttttataatgtatttttccccaaccatcctttctgaatttacaAGTAATCCAATAAtcaatcatctagtttttcaaaagtacctGAAATCTGATTGCAATATTTTTGTTGGTAATGTAACTGATTACGTTTTTGTTTAAATCTGATTAtatgtaactgattacagttacatgtaatcagttactccccagtTGCTCCACAACCATRTATATAATATAGTATTGGCTAATACAGTGTAATAACTAAGGGTTATGTTTGTATATTGTTAATAAACAAGCATATTATATTTACCATGAATGTCCAGCTTGGYCCCGTCTCCAAACAGTATCTCCCCACATGAAGCCACAGCACAGTMGTAAGTCCCATcatcagagaggctgaggttcCTCTTGGGGAGCTTGTAGACACAKCTCTGTGTAKGAGACCCAGCCTCAGAgctcttctcacactgatcacTCCTGTCTCCATGGGTGTAAATCATTCCTGGACGGGATTCTCctgagccatgtctgaaccaatagacactgtgtCCTCCTGCACATGTCtcagtgtgtattgtacagttcagaGTCACAGAGACCCCTGGCTGGACTGACTCAGATACATGCTGCTGGAGCACAATCTTACTGTTGGACTCTGAACCTGAAAAGAGTGTTTATATCTGTCAGCAAATCACGTTCAATATGCTGTAGTAAGACTATATCCAAAATGTAACTTTTCTTTTTACGGCTCTTTATCTGTCAATTCCATTTTTTGGGAATGtctgaaaatatcaaaatacatttctcagtaCTATACCTTTTACATTGAGAATGGTTCCTTTTCCAAATTCCACCACGTTTGAGTGTGCGCTCCCACAGTAGTATGTGGCTGAATCCGAGCCTTTCATGTCTGAGATGCTGAGGTGATTTACGCCGTTGCTGCTTTGCACTGAGAACCGAGGGTTATCCTTAAACTCATGGTAAAATGTAGCACTTTTGTCATACTTATAGACGGTTGAGATGAGATGAGGTTTTTCTCTGWAGGGTTGCTTGTACCAGGAGAAATGCATGGCCATTTCGCCTTTATAGAGGCATTGCAGGACCATTGTGTCTCCAACATTGGCTGACATGAGACCACTCTCCTGTTGTATGGCAGAKGGCTCAGTCCCAGCTAGCGCATGAActataaataaaacaaaagaaaaYGTcttacaaaaatatattaaacCTTAAAAGATTATACATTAAAAGATTGCATtgcctgcaccttagaggctgctgcctatgtacatagacatggaacactggtcacttcaataatgtttacatactgttttacccacttcatatgtgtatactgtattctagtcaaggcctaggCTGTTTAACTATTGATGTGCATATACTATTCTATactacgtattcttcagatatactacatattctatccatactgtctatacatcccatcacacacacacacacacatatacagctCGGGAAAAAATGAAGAGACCACGGccgctgtatgtatgtatatatactgtatcaatacatacatatacataaacacatacatacatatatatatatatacatatatatatatatatatacatacatacatatacatatatacatatgtatgtatataaatatgtatatatatatgtatatatatgtacatacatatatgtatatatatgtgtatgtatatacagtatatatgtatatatacatatacgtatgtatatatatatacatatatatatatacatacatacaaatatactaatatatatacatatatatatatacatacatatatacatatatatatgcatacatatatttacatatatgtatgtatatatatatgtatatatatatatattagtatatttgtatgtatatatatatgtatgtatgtatatgtatgtatatgtctacatacacatatatatatacatacatatatatataaatgtatatatatatacagttgaagtcggaattttcacaattcctgacatttaatccaagtaaaaattccctgttttaggtcagttaggatcaccattttattttaagattgtgaaatgtcagaataatagtagagagaatgatttttttcagcttttatttctttcatcacattcccagtgggtcagaagtttacatacactcaattcgtatttagtggcattgcctttaaattgtttaacttgggtcaaacgtttcaagtagccttccaccagcttcccacaataagttgtgggaattttggcccattcNNNNNNNNNNNNNNGGAAAAAatgagaccactgcaaaatgatcagtttctttggttttactatttataggtatgtgtttgggtaaaattaacatgtttgttttcttctATAAACTAGtaccaacatttctcccaaattcccccccaaaatattatcATTTAgaacatttatttgcagaaaatgacaactggtcaaaataacaaaaaagatgcagCCGTTGTCAGACCtagaataatgcaaagaaaataagttcatatacatttttaaacaacacattaCTAATGCTTTAACTTAGGAAGAGATCAGAAATAAATATTTGGTGGAaaaaccctgattttcaatcacagctttcatgcgtcttggcatgctctccaccagtctttcacattgatgttgggtgactttatgccactcctggcgcaaaAATTCAAGAAGCTCGGCTTTGTTTGACGGCTTgctttatttgtaatttttattttacctttatttaaMtaggcaagtcagttaagaacaaattcttattttcaatgacggcctaggaacagggggttaactgccttgttcaagggcagaacgacagatttgtaccatgtcagctcagggatttgaacttgcaacctttcggttactagtccaacgctctaaccactaggctacgctagGTTAGGCTATGCTGCCGACCATCCACCTTCCTCTTGATTAGATCAATGGggttcaatggggttcaggtctggagattgggctggccatgacaggttcttgatctggtggtcctccatccacaccttgactgacctggctgtgtgatatggagcattgtcctgctgaaaaaaccaatcctcagagttggggaacattgtcagagcagaaRgaagcaagttttcttccaggacaaccttgtacgtggcttgattcatgcgtccttcaccaagacaaatctgcccgattccagccttgctgaagcacccccagatcatcaccgatcctccaccacatttcacagtgggtgcgagacctggagaggcctacaagtcagtgtctcgcacccactgtgaaatttggtggaggattgggctgtcatggccagcccaatctccagacctgaacctcattgaaaacctctggaatatgatcaagaggaagatggatgtcacaagccatcaaacaaagccgagctgcttaCATTTTTGCGCCAGgtgtggcataaagtcacccaacatcaatgtgaaagactggtggagagcatgccaagaagcatgaaagctgtgattgaaaatcagggttattccaccaaatattgatttctgaactcttcctaaggtaaaacattagtattgtgttatttaaaaatgtatataaatgtattttctttgcgTTATTCTAGGTCTGACAGCGctgcatcttttttgttattttgaccagttgtcattttctgaaaataaatgctctaaatgacaatatatttatttggaatttgggagaaatgttgtcaatagtttatagaataaaacaacaattttaattttacccaaacacataccgataaatagtaaaaccagagaaaattataattttgcagtggtctcctCATTTTCTCCAGAgtcgtatatatatatacatacagtggaaagaaaaagtatgtgaaccctttggaattacctggatttctgcagaaAATAgttataaaattggatttgatcttcatcttagtcataacaatagacaaacacagtgtgtttAAGAAGAattctagagtgtcagctaaagacttacagaattCTCTGGAGCATGCTAACaactctgttgacgagtctacgatacgtaaaacactaaacaagaatggtgttcatgggaggtcaccacggaagaagccactgctgtccaaaaaaaacattgctgcacgtctgaagttcgcaaaagagcacctggatgttccacagcgaaAAAgaaggcacagcacagcacagcacaccaacatcaaaaccttagcccaac includes these proteins:
- the LOC111953595 gene encoding uncharacterized protein, giving the protein MTAIKMFAPLCKFLLLGQIVHALAGTEPSAIQQESGLMSANVGDTMVLQCLYKGEMAMHFSWYKQPXREKPHLISTVYKYDKSATFYHEFKDNPRFSVQSSNGVNHLSISDMKGSDSATYYCGSAHSNVVEFGKGTILNVKGSESNSKIVLQQHVSESVQPGVSVTLNCTIHTETCAGGHSVYWFRHGSGESRPGMIYTHGDRSDQCEKSSEAGSXTQXCVYKLPKRNLSLSDDGTYXCAVASCGEILFGDGXKLDIHGGDIQVATEVDMRILVLLSIIRTGVLLCCLTIIFLIYLIRK